In Polynucleobacter sp. TUM22923, one genomic interval encodes:
- the scpA gene encoding methylmalonyl-CoA mutase: MSSSDNTSNKKSDTPNVQNSVWPDVPESNLEDWVKSAQKSAPGGDVSKLGWETPDGIHLKALYTSADIEGLQYANSLPGFEPFVRGPQATMYSVRPWTIRQYAGFSTAEESNTFYRKALAAGGQGVSVAFDLATHRGYDSDHPRVTGDVGKAGVAIDSVEDMKILFDGIPLDKVSVSMTMNGAVLPVLAGYIVAGEEQGVKQELLSGTIQNDILKEFMVRNTYIYPPEPSIRIIGDIIEYTAKHMPKFNSISISGYHMQEAGANQVLELAFTLADGKEYVKTALEKGLDIDGFAGRLSFFFAIGMNFYLEVAKLRAARLLWWRMMKTFEPKNPKSLMLRTHCQTSGWSLTEQDPYNNVVRTTVEAMAAVFGGTQSLHTNSFDEAIALPSQTSSRIARNTQLILQEETHITSVIDPWAGSYMMENLTQEMADKAWEIIQEVEAMGGMTKAVQSGWAKLKIEAAAAEKQAKIDSGSDVIVGVNKYKLEKEDLVDVLMIDNDRVRESQIARLKDIRAKRDPKKVEAALEAITQAAESGTGNLLELSVQAVRLRATVGEVSDALEKVYGRHRADTQKVTGVYAAAYDSAEGWDKLKVEIADFAKDFGRRPRVMIAKLGQDGHDRGAKVVATAFADLGFDVDIGPLFQTPEECARQAIENDVHALGISTLAAGHKTLVPAIIAELQKQGADDIIVFVGGVIPRQDYEFLYESGVKGIYGPGTPIPASAKDVLEQIRKSAKPI, from the coding sequence ATGAGTAGTAGCGACAACACATCAAACAAGAAATCCGATACACCAAATGTTCAGAATAGCGTTTGGCCAGACGTTCCAGAAAGCAATTTAGAAGATTGGGTGAAGTCTGCTCAAAAATCAGCACCCGGTGGCGATGTTAGTAAGTTGGGGTGGGAGACACCAGATGGAATCCACCTCAAAGCGCTTTATACCTCTGCGGATATTGAGGGCCTGCAATATGCCAATTCCTTACCAGGATTCGAGCCATTCGTGCGCGGCCCGCAGGCCACTATGTACTCGGTTCGCCCTTGGACTATTCGTCAGTACGCTGGATTTTCGACTGCAGAAGAATCAAATACTTTTTATCGCAAAGCTTTAGCTGCAGGCGGCCAAGGGGTTTCTGTTGCATTTGACTTAGCAACCCATCGGGGCTATGACTCTGATCATCCACGCGTTACTGGTGACGTAGGGAAGGCCGGTGTTGCTATTGATTCTGTAGAGGATATGAAAATATTGTTTGACGGCATTCCGCTAGACAAAGTATCTGTTTCTATGACTATGAATGGTGCAGTACTGCCAGTCTTGGCGGGCTATATCGTTGCTGGTGAGGAGCAGGGCGTAAAGCAAGAGCTACTCTCGGGCACCATTCAGAACGATATTCTGAAAGAGTTCATGGTGCGCAATACTTATATTTATCCACCAGAGCCTTCAATCCGCATCATTGGCGACATTATTGAGTACACCGCAAAACACATGCCGAAATTTAATTCCATTTCAATTTCGGGTTATCACATGCAAGAGGCCGGCGCGAATCAAGTGCTGGAGCTTGCGTTTACTTTGGCCGATGGTAAAGAGTATGTCAAGACAGCGTTAGAAAAAGGCTTAGATATTGATGGCTTTGCCGGAAGACTGTCGTTCTTCTTTGCGATTGGAATGAATTTTTATCTCGAGGTTGCCAAGCTTCGCGCAGCGCGATTGTTATGGTGGCGCATGATGAAGACCTTCGAACCAAAAAATCCAAAGTCTCTCATGTTGCGTACGCACTGCCAAACCTCTGGTTGGTCATTAACAGAGCAGGATCCCTACAATAATGTGGTGCGCACTACGGTAGAGGCGATGGCCGCTGTCTTTGGCGGAACGCAATCACTACACACCAATTCTTTTGATGAGGCGATTGCATTGCCTTCTCAAACCTCTAGTCGCATCGCCCGCAATACCCAATTGATCTTGCAAGAAGAGACCCACATTACTAGCGTGATTGATCCATGGGCTGGCTCATACATGATGGAAAATCTCACCCAAGAAATGGCCGATAAAGCCTGGGAGATTATTCAGGAAGTAGAAGCCATGGGTGGCATGACTAAGGCCGTACAAAGTGGTTGGGCTAAGTTAAAAATTGAAGCGGCTGCTGCCGAAAAACAAGCCAAGATTGATTCTGGATCTGATGTGATTGTTGGCGTAAATAAATACAAGCTGGAAAAAGAAGATCTTGTTGATGTGTTGATGATTGATAACGATCGTGTTCGTGAAAGTCAGATTGCGCGTTTAAAGGATATTCGCGCCAAACGGGATCCTAAAAAAGTAGAGGCTGCATTAGAGGCCATTACACAGGCTGCAGAATCAGGCACTGGTAACTTATTGGAATTATCTGTGCAGGCAGTTCGTTTACGGGCAACAGTTGGCGAGGTATCGGATGCTTTGGAAAAAGTGTACGGGCGTCATCGTGCCGATACTCAAAAGGTGACAGGTGTGTATGCGGCTGCTTATGACTCAGCAGAAGGCTGGGATAAATTGAAGGTTGAGATTGCTGACTTTGCCAAAGACTTTGGTCGACGCCCACGCGTGATGATTGCTAAATTAGGTCAGGATGGTCATGATCGTGGCGCTAAAGTGGTTGCCACTGCTTTTGCTGATTTGGGTTTTGATGTGGATATTGGACCGTTGTTTCAGACGCCTGAAGAGTGTGCGCGTCAAGCGATTGAAAATGACGTACATGCATTGGGTATCTCTACCTTAGCCGCTGGACACAAAACTTTAGTTCCAGCCATCATTGCCGAGCTCCAAAAGCAGGGCGCAGATGACATCATTGTTTTCGTTGGCGGAGTGATCCCTAGACAGGATTATGAATTCTTATATGAATCTGGTGTGAAAGGAATCTACGGCCCTGGTACTCCGATACCTGCCTCAGCCAAGGATGTTCTTGAGCAAATTCGTAAATCAGCAAAACCAATCTGA
- a CDS encoding VWA domain-containing protein, whose product MLIQFFLNLKEAKLPVSVREFLTLLGALKQNVINPSIDEFYQLARMTLVKDEQYFDRFDQVFGAYFNGIERIISLAPEIPLDWLEQKLQRVLSAQEKADLKKLGGIEALQKLLQELLKEQKEWHGGGNKWIGAGGSSPFGHSGYHPEGIRIGGESAGNRTAIKVWEAREFKDYDSNVSLGTRNLKMALRRLRRFAREGSSLELDLDKTIHSTAANAGMLDIQMRPERHNQVKVLLLMDVGGSMDDHTQRISELFTAVRAEFKHLEYYYFHNCVYEHLWQSNRRRRDQILLTQDIINKYSSDYKLIFVGDATMSPYEILSVNGSVENNNSEPGANWIHRLIDHFPNFAWLNPEPESVWQYRQSIDIMQGLMKDRMYPVTLQGLESAMRQLSK is encoded by the coding sequence ATGCTCATTCAATTTTTTCTGAATTTAAAAGAAGCTAAGCTACCGGTATCCGTCCGAGAATTTCTCACGCTGCTAGGTGCCCTAAAGCAGAACGTCATCAACCCCTCGATTGATGAGTTTTATCAACTTGCCCGAATGACCCTAGTGAAAGATGAGCAATATTTTGATCGATTTGACCAAGTTTTTGGCGCGTACTTTAACGGGATAGAGCGCATCATCTCTCTAGCGCCAGAGATTCCCCTAGATTGGCTCGAGCAAAAACTACAACGCGTTTTAAGCGCCCAAGAAAAAGCAGATCTCAAAAAGTTAGGCGGAATAGAAGCCCTTCAGAAGCTCTTGCAAGAGCTACTGAAAGAGCAAAAGGAGTGGCATGGCGGCGGCAATAAATGGATAGGCGCTGGAGGCTCTTCTCCTTTTGGGCACAGCGGATACCACCCTGAGGGTATCCGTATTGGTGGCGAGAGCGCTGGAAATAGAACCGCTATCAAGGTATGGGAGGCTCGTGAGTTCAAAGACTATGACAGCAATGTCAGTCTTGGAACGCGTAATCTCAAAATGGCACTGCGTCGCTTACGCCGTTTTGCAAGAGAAGGCTCTAGTCTTGAATTAGATTTGGATAAAACCATCCACTCGACAGCAGCTAATGCTGGAATGCTAGATATTCAGATGCGGCCAGAGCGACATAACCAAGTCAAAGTTTTATTGCTAATGGATGTTGGTGGATCAATGGATGACCACACGCAGCGCATCTCTGAATTATTTACAGCAGTAAGAGCCGAATTTAAGCACCTTGAATATTACTATTTTCATAACTGTGTCTATGAGCACCTATGGCAGAGTAATCGCCGCAGAAGAGATCAGATCCTATTAACTCAGGACATCATTAATAAATACAGCTCAGACTACAAGCTTATTTTTGTTGGCGATGCCACCATGTCCCCATATGAAATACTGAGCGTGAATGGCTCAGTTGAAAATAATAATTCGGAACCTGGCGCAAATTGGATTCATCGACTGATTGATCATTTTCCTAATTTTGCTTGGTTAAACCCCGAGCCTGAGTCTGTTTGGCAATATCGGCAATCGATTGACATCATGCAGGGCCTCATGAAAGACCGTATGTATCCAGTCACATTACAGGGCCTAGAAAGTGCCATGCGACAACTTTCGAAGTAA
- a CDS encoding MoxR family ATPase produces MVNKSRFDGSQSYVATEDLKLAVNAAITLGRPLLIKGEPGTGKTMLAEEVAQALNMPLMQWHIKSTTKAQQGLYEYDAVSRLRDSQLGDAKVKDIANYIIKGVLWQAFEADEPVVLLIDEIDKADIEFPNDLLREIDRMEFYVYETRELIQAKHRPLVIITSNNEKELPDAFLRRCFFHYISFPNAQTMQSIVDVHYPQIKRDLLEAALKSFYQIRSLPGLKKKPSTSELIDWLKLLLAEDIPAEALYSSEEKISVPPLHGALLKNEQDVHLFERLIAMNRNHR; encoded by the coding sequence ATTGTGAACAAATCCCGCTTTGATGGATCCCAGAGCTATGTAGCAACGGAAGATCTCAAATTGGCCGTTAACGCGGCCATCACACTTGGACGCCCTCTCCTCATTAAAGGTGAGCCGGGTACAGGCAAAACAATGCTGGCAGAAGAAGTAGCTCAAGCCCTCAATATGCCGCTGATGCAATGGCACATTAAATCAACCACCAAAGCACAGCAAGGCTTATATGAATACGATGCTGTGAGTCGTTTGCGTGACTCCCAGCTGGGCGATGCAAAGGTGAAAGATATTGCCAACTACATCATTAAAGGGGTGTTATGGCAGGCGTTCGAAGCGGATGAACCGGTCGTCCTTCTGATTGATGAAATTGATAAAGCGGATATTGAGTTTCCAAACGATCTTTTACGAGAAATTGATCGTATGGAATTTTATGTCTATGAAACCCGCGAGCTTATTCAAGCAAAACACCGTCCTTTAGTCATCATTACATCGAATAATGAAAAAGAGCTTCCCGACGCTTTTTTGCGTCGCTGCTTTTTTCATTACATCTCCTTTCCCAACGCGCAAACCATGCAAAGCATTGTGGATGTACATTATCCCCAAATAAAACGCGATCTTTTGGAAGCGGCGCTCAAATCCTTCTATCAAATCAGATCCCTTCCAGGGCTAAAAAAGAAACCATCTACCTCTGAATTAATCGATTGGTTAAAGCTATTACTTGCAGAAGATATTCCTGCTGAGGCACTTTATAGCTCGGAGGAAAAGATTTCGGTACCGCCATTGCATGGGGCACTACTGAAGAATGAGCAAGACGTTCATTTATTTGAGCGTTTAATCGCTATGAATCGCAATCATCGCTAA
- a CDS encoding cytochrome c has product MKKHLLLTQLALCAGFALSNLSVQAADVQGSAKAGQGKVWLCVGCHAIPDYRADYPFVYKVPMIGGQNAAYIASALSAYKKGERKHPTMRAIAGSLSDQDMADIGEYYAVQTATSPSNPLK; this is encoded by the coding sequence ATGAAAAAACACTTACTTCTCACTCAATTGGCCCTTTGTGCTGGTTTTGCTTTGTCTAACTTGTCTGTTCAAGCTGCCGATGTTCAGGGCTCAGCTAAAGCAGGTCAAGGCAAAGTGTGGCTTTGCGTCGGCTGCCATGCAATCCCTGACTATCGCGCTGACTATCCTTTTGTATACAAGGTTCCCATGATTGGCGGTCAAAATGCGGCCTACATCGCAAGCGCATTAAGTGCCTACAAAAAAGGCGAAAGAAAGCATCCAACGATGCGTGCAATCGCGGGTAGCTTGTCGGATCAAGATATGGCCGATATTGGCGAGTACTACGCTGTACAAACTGCCACCTCACCATCCAACCCATTGAAGTGA
- a CDS encoding acyl-CoA carboxylase subunit beta — MKEIIEQLAAKRELARLGGGQKRIQAQHSKGKLTARERIELLLDAGTFEEWDMFVEHRCHDFGMDDQTIPGDGVVTGYGMINGRLVFVFSQDFTVLGGSLSEAHAEKICKIMDQALKVGAPVIGLNDSGGARIQEGVASLGGYAEIFQRNVTASGVIPQISLIMGPCAGGAVYSPALTDFIFMVKDSSYMFVTGPEVVKTVTHEEVTAEELGGAITHSTVSGVCDLAFDNDVDAIMMLRRFFNYLPLSNREKPPMIKWAMRSEEPDFSLDTLVPSNPNQPYDMKELIKKIVDDGEFFELQPDYAKNILIGFARIEGRSIGIVANQPLVLAGCLDIKASIKAARFVRFCDAFNIPVVTLVDVPGFMPGTAQEYGGIIKHGAKLLYAYADCTVPKVTLITRKAYGGAYDVMASKHLRGDVNFAWPSAEIAVMGSKGAVEIIFREEKTDPVKIAAREAEYKAKFANPFVAGRRGYIDDVILPHETRKRIARSLVMLKDKELLNPVRKHGNIPL, encoded by the coding sequence ATGAAAGAAATTATTGAGCAGCTAGCGGCAAAGCGCGAGTTAGCTCGCCTAGGTGGCGGGCAAAAACGGATTCAGGCTCAGCACTCTAAGGGTAAGCTCACGGCACGCGAGCGCATTGAGCTACTGCTTGATGCCGGCACCTTTGAAGAGTGGGATATGTTTGTTGAGCATCGCTGCCATGATTTCGGTATGGATGATCAAACCATCCCAGGTGACGGTGTAGTTACTGGCTACGGCATGATTAATGGTCGTCTGGTCTTTGTTTTCTCGCAAGACTTTACGGTATTAGGCGGCTCTCTCTCTGAGGCCCATGCCGAGAAAATTTGCAAAATTATGGATCAGGCCCTTAAGGTAGGTGCCCCGGTCATTGGTTTAAATGACTCTGGTGGTGCGCGTATTCAGGAAGGCGTTGCCTCTTTAGGTGGTTATGCAGAAATTTTTCAGCGTAACGTTACTGCGTCTGGTGTGATTCCACAGATCTCCCTCATCATGGGCCCCTGCGCTGGTGGTGCAGTGTATTCGCCTGCGTTGACCGACTTTATTTTTATGGTCAAAGATAGTTCGTACATGTTTGTTACTGGTCCTGAGGTAGTCAAGACAGTGACCCATGAAGAAGTGACTGCCGAGGAATTGGGCGGCGCTATTACCCATTCCACTGTATCGGGCGTTTGCGATTTAGCCTTTGATAATGATGTTGATGCCATCATGATGTTGCGTCGCTTCTTTAACTATTTGCCTTTATCGAATCGTGAAAAGCCACCGATGATTAAATGGGCAATGCGATCTGAAGAGCCTGATTTCTCTTTAGACACATTAGTTCCTAGTAATCCAAATCAGCCATACGACATGAAGGAATTAATCAAAAAAATAGTCGATGATGGCGAATTTTTTGAACTTCAGCCTGACTATGCAAAAAATATCCTGATCGGTTTTGCTCGTATTGAAGGGCGATCGATTGGTATTGTTGCCAATCAGCCTTTAGTGTTGGCTGGTTGTTTGGACATCAAAGCGTCTATCAAGGCTGCGCGTTTTGTCCGGTTTTGTGATGCTTTTAATATTCCAGTAGTTACCTTAGTGGATGTTCCTGGATTTATGCCCGGTACCGCACAAGAGTATGGCGGCATCATTAAGCATGGCGCTAAGTTACTGTATGCCTATGCTGACTGCACCGTACCAAAGGTAACCTTAATTACACGTAAGGCTTATGGAGGTGCTTATGATGTCATGGCCTCGAAGCATTTACGAGGTGATGTGAATTTTGCCTGGCCTTCTGCAGAAATTGCAGTGATGGGTTCAAAAGGCGCTGTAGAGATTATTTTCCGAGAAGAAAAGACGGATCCTGTAAAAATTGCTGCCCGCGAGGCGGAGTACAAAGCAAAATTTGCCAATCCATTTGTGGCAGGTCGTCGTGGCTATATTGATGACGTGATCTTGCCTCATGAGACCCGCAAACGTATTGCTCGTTCTTTGGTCATGCTCAAAGATAAAGAATTATTAAATCCTGTGCGTAAGCACGGCAACATCCCCCTGTAA
- the meaB gene encoding methylmalonyl Co-A mutase-associated GTPase MeaB: MLSNVDQTLVNDLTAGPSYAQRRALAKIITLLESTRLDHRHRADDVLNTLLPKTGNSFRLGISGVPGVGKSTLIETLGLYLIEQGHRVAVLAIDPSSSLSGGSILGDKTRMERLSVLDNAFIRPSPSSGTLGGVAEKTREAMLVAEAAGFDVIIVETVGVGQSEIAVAGMTDLFLLLQLPNAGDDLQAIKKGVMELADLIVINKADIDEDAAMRAQLFISSSLRLLGFQGNPDHASHDQAFWHPTVMTMSALEGQGISELWEKIRTFQTIQQANGQLQSRRQQQSGAWMWDRIDAGLKNAFRNHPEVQKLLPSFIAEVNQGTMASSVAARRLLEAMGHEFF, from the coding sequence ATGCTTAGCAATGTCGACCAAACATTAGTGAATGATTTAACGGCCGGCCCTTCCTACGCTCAGCGTAGAGCCTTAGCCAAAATCATTACCTTGTTGGAGTCGACGCGCTTAGACCATCGCCATCGTGCGGATGATGTCTTAAATACCTTGTTACCTAAAACTGGAAATTCCTTTAGGTTGGGTATCTCTGGCGTACCTGGCGTTGGTAAATCCACTTTGATTGAAACGCTTGGTCTTTATCTCATTGAGCAAGGTCATCGGGTTGCTGTGTTGGCAATCGATCCTTCGTCAAGCCTATCTGGCGGATCTATTTTGGGTGACAAAACCCGGATGGAAAGACTTTCCGTCTTAGATAATGCCTTTATTCGGCCTAGCCCATCCTCTGGGACCTTAGGCGGTGTTGCTGAAAAAACCCGTGAGGCAATGTTAGTTGCCGAGGCTGCAGGTTTTGACGTAATCATTGTTGAGACAGTAGGCGTAGGACAAAGCGAAATTGCTGTTGCTGGAATGACCGATCTGTTTCTATTGTTACAGCTACCCAATGCTGGCGACGATCTTCAGGCAATCAAAAAAGGCGTGATGGAGTTGGCTGATCTGATTGTGATTAATAAAGCGGATATCGATGAAGATGCTGCTATGCGTGCACAGCTATTTATATCTAGTTCTTTGCGGTTATTAGGTTTTCAAGGTAACCCTGATCACGCTTCTCATGACCAAGCATTTTGGCATCCCACGGTGATGACGATGAGCGCATTAGAGGGCCAAGGTATCTCTGAATTGTGGGAAAAAATACGCACCTTTCAAACCATACAACAGGCTAATGGCCAATTACAATCCCGTCGCCAACAACAATCTGGCGCCTGGATGTGGGACAGAATTGATGCAGGGCTTAAAAATGCCTTTCGCAATCATCCGGAAGTACAAAAACTCTTACCCAGCTTTATTGCTGAGGTCAATCAAGGAACGATGGCTTCATCTGTCGCTGCGCGACGTTTGTTGGAAGCCATGGGGCACGAATTTTTCTAA
- a CDS encoding cytochrome c, with product MKFALITALLISSLGLANVSIAASVEKGKALSETGNCASCHGAGLNAPILPAYPKLAGQYPEYVYYALRAYKVGNSNPQFGRNNAIMTSQVQPYSDQDLHDLAAYVGSLPGNFVIKK from the coding sequence ATGAAATTCGCCCTAATTACCGCCTTGTTGATCTCAAGTCTTGGCTTGGCTAACGTTTCTATTGCTGCTAGCGTAGAAAAAGGCAAAGCTCTTTCTGAAACGGGCAATTGCGCCTCTTGCCATGGCGCAGGTTTAAACGCACCCATCCTGCCTGCTTATCCTAAGCTTGCTGGCCAATACCCCGAGTATGTTTATTACGCGCTTCGCGCTTACAAAGTGGGCAATAGTAATCCTCAATTTGGTCGTAATAACGCCATCATGACTAGTCAAGTACAGCCTTACTCAGACCAAGATTTGCATGATTTAGCGGCTTATGTTGGCTCTTTACCTGGGAATTTCGTTATTAAGAAGTAA
- a CDS encoding RidA family protein, with product MTNLISDRLKTLGIDLPPPGPPAAAYVMAVTTGNTVFLSGHIAKRDGKAWTGKLGLDMDTEAGKAAAKTIAIDLMATLQQHLGSLDKVKRIVKVMGLVNSTEQYTEQHLVINGCSELLLEVFGEVGKHARSAFGVAQIPLGACVEIELIAELA from the coding sequence ATGACCAATCTCATTAGCGATAGACTCAAAACTCTAGGTATCGACTTACCCCCACCAGGACCGCCTGCAGCAGCTTATGTGATGGCCGTCACTACTGGCAATACGGTATTTCTTTCTGGTCACATCGCTAAAAGAGACGGTAAGGCATGGACCGGAAAATTGGGTTTAGACATGGATACTGAAGCCGGTAAAGCTGCCGCAAAAACCATTGCTATTGATTTGATGGCAACACTGCAGCAGCACCTAGGCTCTTTAGATAAAGTAAAACGCATCGTTAAGGTGATGGGGCTTGTAAATTCTACTGAGCAATACACAGAGCAACACCTAGTGATTAATGGTTGCTCAGAGCTTCTGCTGGAGGTCTTCGGAGAAGTTGGCAAACATGCCCGCAGCGCATTTGGGGTTGCCCAAATTCCGCTGGGTGCTTGTGTAGAAATCGAGTTAATTGCCGAGCTTGCCTAG
- a CDS encoding nucleotidyltransferase family protein encodes MTNPGIQSATPTIRVAVLLLAAGEGSRLGGYPKALLKKDGQTLLERLVVSTQSMAPIEFVVVTGFYAKAIENEIDRLNRAHDLVIKTYQNPHPEKGQSSSIRLGLESLQSVFDVLLVALSDQPEIGHLEISELLGGFTNRPPGTQIVLPMVGNQRGNPVLFSRGAVDEILATTQMVCRSYMDANPALIYRLHTSRQAFIQDVDTAQDISKYQLTKS; translated from the coding sequence ATGACTAATCCCGGCATACAAAGTGCGACTCCCACAATACGTGTTGCTGTTTTATTGCTTGCGGCAGGCGAGGGCAGTCGTTTAGGGGGCTATCCCAAGGCTTTATTGAAGAAAGATGGCCAGACCTTATTAGAGCGTTTGGTGGTCTCGACTCAGTCTATGGCGCCTATAGAGTTTGTCGTTGTTACGGGATTTTATGCAAAGGCAATCGAGAATGAAATCGATCGGCTTAATAGGGCGCATGACCTGGTTATCAAAACTTACCAGAACCCGCATCCCGAAAAAGGCCAATCCTCTTCCATTCGTCTGGGTTTAGAGTCCCTTCAAAGTGTATTTGACGTTCTCTTGGTAGCCCTTTCTGACCAGCCAGAAATAGGCCATCTGGAGATTAGTGAATTATTGGGGGGATTTACCAATCGACCTCCCGGAACTCAAATTGTTTTGCCTATGGTGGGCAACCAACGGGGTAATCCAGTGTTATTTTCTAGGGGAGCAGTCGATGAGATCCTAGCGACTACCCAAATGGTATGCCGATCGTATATGGACGCAAATCCAGCGTTAATTTATCGTCTACACACAAGTCGTCAAGCTTTCATACAAGACGTTGATACGGCACAAGACATCAGCAAATATCAACTAACAAAAAGCTAG
- a CDS encoding GntR family transcriptional regulator — translation MNTKLVNRPLYEEVAERLRAQIFAHEITPGSWLDEQSLAIEFGISRTPMREAIKVLASEGLVTTKMNRGAYVTEVERSDLEQIFTVLSLLEGQAAKETALKATENELTQLDDLHQRLETAAADRNLEQFFEINVKFHELIQEIAGNTWMNGVINDLRKVLKLQRRDSLSRSGRLLSSLVEHRAILEAILKRDPVAAEAAMRNHLAYGLEATK, via the coding sequence ATGAATACAAAGTTAGTAAACAGGCCTTTATATGAAGAGGTAGCTGAACGGCTAAGAGCGCAAATCTTCGCCCATGAAATCACGCCAGGAAGCTGGTTGGATGAGCAAAGCCTGGCCATAGAATTCGGCATTAGCCGCACACCGATGCGAGAAGCCATTAAGGTGTTGGCCTCAGAAGGCCTTGTTACTACCAAAATGAATCGCGGAGCCTATGTAACCGAGGTTGAGCGCAGCGACTTAGAGCAAATCTTTACCGTACTGTCTTTGCTTGAAGGTCAAGCAGCAAAAGAAACCGCTTTAAAGGCCACCGAAAATGAGCTTACCCAACTCGATGACTTACACCAGCGCCTAGAAACTGCTGCTGCAGACCGAAATTTAGAGCAATTCTTTGAAATAAATGTCAAATTTCATGAGCTAATACAAGAAATAGCCGGAAATACCTGGATGAATGGCGTCATTAACGACCTCAGAAAAGTGCTCAAACTCCAGCGCCGTGATTCACTGAGTAGATCAGGACGATTGCTCAGCTCGCTAGTAGAGCATCGGGCCATTTTAGAAGCCATCTTAAAAAGGGATCCTGTTGCTGCCGAGGCAGCGATGAGAAATCACCTTGCCTATGGGCTCGAAGCCACAAAATAG